DNA from Kitasatospora herbaricolor:
GCGGCGCCGGGCAGCGGTACCTGGAACCGGGCCTCAAGTACGGGACGGGGCTGACCAGCAGGCTGGACTTCTTCAGCCTGGGGCTGGCCCTGGTGCTCGGCACCGCCGGCCTGCCGCACATCCTGTCGCGCTTCTACACCGTGCCCACCGCCCGGGCCGCCCGGCGCTCCACCATGTGGGCGATCGGGCTGGTCGGCGCCTTCTACCTGATGGCCATCGTGCTGGGCCTGGGCGCCACCGCCCTGATCGGTTCGCCGGCCGTGCGGGCGGCGAACCCGGCGGGCAACACCGCCGTTCCGCTGCTCGCCCTCGACCTCGGCGGCGGTGAGGGCAGCACCTGGGGGATCATCCTCTTCGCGCTGATCTCCGCCATCGCGTTCGCCACCATCCTGGCCGTGGTCGCGGGGCTGACCCTGGCCTCCTCGGCGGCCTTCGCGCACGACCTGTACGCCCGGGTCTGGCGTCGCCGGGCGGGTGACGGGCGGCCGGTGACCGAGCACCAGGAGGTGCTGGTGGCCCGGGTGGCGGCGGTGGTGATCGGGGCGCTGGCGATCGCGCTGAGCCTGTTCGCCCAGCAGCTGAACGTGGCCTTCCTGGTCGGGCTGGCCTTCGCCGTCGCGGCCTCGGCCAACCTGCCGGTGCTGCTGTTCAGCCTGTTCTGGCGGCGGTTCACCACCCGGGGCGCGATCTGGTCGGTGTACGGCGGGCTCGTCCCGGCGGTGCTCCTGGTGGTCTTCTCGCCGGTGGTCTCGGGCAGTCGGACGGCGGTCTTCCCCGGCCTGGACTTCCACTGGTTCCCGTTGGAGAACCCCGGCCTGGTCTCCATCCCG
Protein-coding regions in this window:
- a CDS encoding solute symporter family protein, which encodes MGAAAPPPAAPAGEHHGLAVALFAVVVLVTLAITLWVGRRGQAAEDFFAGGRDFSPLQNGFALSGDYLSAASFLGVAGLIALYGYDGVLYSIGFLVAWLVVLMLVAELVRNAGRYTLADVLALRMRHRQVRAAAGSASIVVTLLYLIAQMVGAGSLVALLLGTDSGQAKTWTIVGVGALMIVYVTVGGMRATTWIQIVKAFLLIAGSVLLTVLVLVRFHGDLADLMRTAAQGSGAGQRYLEPGLKYGTGLTSRLDFFSLGLALVLGTAGLPHILSRFYTVPTARAARRSTMWAIGLVGAFYLMAIVLGLGATALIGSPAVRAANPAGNTAVPLLALDLGGGEGSTWGIILFALISAIAFATILAVVAGLTLASSAAFAHDLYARVWRRRAGDGRPVTEHQEVLVARVAAVVIGALAIALSLFAQQLNVAFLVGLAFAVAASANLPVLLFSLFWRRFTTRGAIWSVYGGLVPAVLLVVFSPVVSGSRTAVFPGLDFHWFPLENPGLVSIPLGFLAGWVGTLTSRELPDPDRYAELEVRALTGTGAA